One Brassica oleracea var. oleracea cultivar TO1000 chromosome C7, BOL, whole genome shotgun sequence genomic window carries:
- the LOC106302180 gene encoding MATE efflux family protein 9, with protein sequence MEDPLLPEDEQCTTGNPKPTPTWPMDFTAELKNVSRMAAPMATVTVAQFLLPLISVMVAGHRGELQLSGVALATSFANVSGFSIMFGLVGALETLCGQAYGAKQYSKLGTFTYSAIASNVPICVLISILWIYMDKLLISIGQDHDISKVAGSYAVWLIPGLFAQAVQQPVTRFLQTQGLVLPLLYCALSTLLFHIPVCWILVYTFGLGSNGAALGISLSYWFNVLSLACYVRFSSSCEKTRGFVSDDFVSGVKQFFQYGIPSAAMTCLEWWLFELLILSSGLLPNPKLETSVLSVCLSTGSLHYVIPMGIAAAVSTRIANELGAGNPEVARLAVFAGICLWLLEAAICSTILFISRNIFGYAFSNSKEVVDYVTELAPLLCLSFIVDGFSAVLGGVARGSGWQHIGAWANVVAYYLIGAPVGLFLAFWCHMNGKGLWIGVIFGSSSQGIILAIVTACMSWNEQASKARKRIVVGTSSFGNGIA encoded by the exons ATGGAAGATCCTCTTTTACCGGAAGACGAGCAGTGTACCACCGGGAATCCAAAGCCAACGCCGACATGGCCGATGGATTTTACGGCGGAGCTGAAGAACGTCAGCCGCATGGCCGCACCTATGGCCACCGTGACCGTTGCTCAGTTTCTATTGCCTCTTATATCGGTCATGGTAGCCGGCCACCGTGGCGAGCTCCAGCTCTCCGGCGTTGCTCTAGCCACCTCCTTCGCTAACGTCTCCGGCTTCAGCATCATG TTTGGGTTAGTGGGTGCCCTTGAGACTCTGTGTGGCCAAGCTTATGGAGCCAAACAATACTCCAAACTCGGAACCTTCACGTACTCTGCAATCGCCTCCAACGTACCCATTTGCGTCCTCATTTCGATTCTCTGGATTTACATGGACAAATTATTGATTTCCATCGGACAAGACCATGACATCTCCAAAGTAGCTGGCTCCTATGCGGTTTGGCTTATACCGGGTTTGTTCGCTCAAGCGGTGCAACAACCTGTAACTCGGTTTCTCCAGACTCAGGGTTTAGTTCTACCTCTTCTCTACTGTGCTTTAAGCACATTGTTGTTCCATATACCTGTTTGCTGGATTCTGGTCTACACTTTTGGTCTCGGAAGCAATGGAGCAGCCTTGGGTATTAGCCTTTCTTACTGGTTTAACGTATTGAGTCTCGCTTGTTATGTGAGATTCTCCAGTTCTTGCGAGAAGACTCGTGGCTTCGTGTCCGATGATTTCGTATCTGGCGTCAAACAGTTTTTCCAGTATGGAATACCATCAGCAGCAATGACTTG CTTAGAGTGGTGGTTGTTTGAGCTCCTTATATTGTCCTCAGGACTTCTCCCTAATCCGAAACTCGAGACCTCTGTTCTTTCTGTTTG TCTTTCAACAGGATCTTTACACTATGTCATACCAATGGGTATCGCGGCTGCTGTGAG CACAAGGATTGCAAACGAATTGGGTGCTGGGAATCCGGAGGTTGCTAGGCTTGCAGTGTTTGCTGGTATTTGCCTTTGGCTCCTAGAGGCTGCCATTTGTAGCACAATTCTCTTCATTTCCAGGAATATTTTCGGCTATGCCTTTAGCAACAGCAAAGAAGTTGTGGACTATGTGACAGAGCTAGCTCCTTTACTCTGTCTCTCGTTTATTGTAGACGGGTTTTCAGCAGTTCTTGGTG GTGTTGCTAGGGGAAGTGGGTGGCAACATATTGGAGCTTGGGCAAATGTGGTGGCTTATTATCTCATTGGAGCTCCGGTTGGACTTTTCTTAGCGTTTTGGTGTCACATGAATGGTAAAGGGCTATGGATCGGTGTGATCTTTGGTTCTTCATCGCAAGGCATCATACTTGCTATAGTCACTGCTTGCATGAGTTGGAACGAACAG GCTTCCAAGGCAAGAAAAAGAATAGTTGTAGGGACTTCTTCGTTTGGCAATGGAATTGCTTGA